A genomic segment from Streptomyces sp. NBC_01233 encodes:
- a CDS encoding fatty acyl-AMP ligase yields the protein MSPSRFATFTELLRVRAAELADEDVHVFLRDTAGGVEADHLTYGELDREGRRIAACLREHGATGQPVLLVYSSTVEFLKAFAGCLYAGAIAVPVPMPGEAGRDKRLNRTTAVLKDTAAKVVLTETDAAPEVALWLARNAGPDAVCVVSDVPGIGDADAFQPVSARPDDLVFLQYTSGSVSEPRGVTVSHRNLLANQAALQKVLRTTREDVFGSWLPYFHDMGLVAHLLHPVWLGSHSVQVTPLSFVKRPLRWLQAIDEYGVTVGGGPNFSYDLCVRRVKDEQIAALDLSRWRLALNGAEPVRPESLDEFAERFAPAGFRPEALYPCYGLAEATLVVSGGAPGTPHVRRDFDKTALQRDQVLRAGSGQDVKTLIGCGTPVDVEVRIVDPLTHRELPAGAVGEIWLRGYGVARGYWRRPTETAHTFLASLNGEESNFLRTGDLGMLEEGELFVTGRLKEVVIINGRNVYPQDIEWAARTVSPALTFGAGAAFSVDAGGEQLVLVQEVRGAGSAELRAVAQRIQALIGKEFEIPAGNVLLVRPGTVRRTSSGKVQRTLMRKLFLDGVMRGEYEVLTPDVFALARAEDVLFGEDLLRPEGADGGRRW from the coding sequence ATGTCACCGTCACGCTTCGCCACCTTCACCGAACTCCTCCGGGTTCGGGCGGCTGAACTCGCCGACGAGGACGTGCACGTCTTCCTGCGCGACACGGCCGGAGGAGTGGAAGCCGACCACCTCACCTACGGCGAACTGGACCGCGAGGGGAGACGCATCGCGGCCTGCCTGCGGGAACACGGGGCGACCGGGCAGCCGGTGCTGCTGGTCTACTCCTCCACCGTCGAGTTCCTCAAGGCGTTCGCCGGCTGCCTCTACGCCGGCGCCATCGCGGTCCCCGTGCCCATGCCGGGCGAGGCCGGCCGTGACAAGCGGCTCAACCGCACCACCGCCGTGCTCAAGGACACCGCCGCGAAGGTGGTCCTCACCGAGACGGACGCCGCCCCCGAGGTCGCCCTCTGGCTCGCCCGCAACGCCGGCCCCGACGCGGTCTGCGTGGTCAGCGACGTGCCCGGCATCGGCGACGCCGACGCCTTCCAGCCCGTCAGCGCCCGCCCGGACGACCTGGTGTTCCTCCAGTACACCTCGGGCTCCGTCTCCGAACCGCGCGGCGTGACCGTCTCGCACCGCAACCTCCTGGCCAACCAGGCCGCCCTGCAGAAGGTGCTGCGGACCACCCGCGAGGACGTCTTCGGAAGCTGGCTTCCCTACTTCCACGACATGGGACTGGTCGCCCACCTCCTGCACCCGGTCTGGCTCGGCAGCCACAGCGTCCAGGTCACCCCGCTGTCCTTCGTCAAGCGCCCGCTGCGCTGGCTCCAGGCCATCGACGAGTACGGCGTCACCGTCGGCGGCGGCCCCAACTTCTCCTACGACCTGTGCGTACGCCGCGTGAAGGACGAGCAGATCGCCGCGCTGGACCTGTCCCGCTGGCGCCTGGCCCTCAACGGCGCCGAACCCGTACGCCCCGAGAGCCTCGACGAGTTCGCCGAGCGGTTCGCCCCGGCCGGATTCCGCCCCGAGGCCCTCTACCCCTGCTACGGACTGGCCGAGGCGACCCTGGTCGTCTCCGGCGGAGCCCCCGGCACCCCGCACGTCCGCCGGGACTTCGACAAGACCGCCCTGCAGCGCGACCAGGTGCTCCGCGCCGGGTCCGGACAGGACGTCAAGACCCTGATCGGCTGCGGCACCCCCGTCGACGTGGAGGTCCGCATCGTCGATCCGCTGACCCACCGCGAACTGCCGGCCGGCGCCGTCGGCGAGATCTGGCTGCGCGGCTACGGCGTGGCCCGCGGCTACTGGCGGCGGCCCACCGAGACCGCGCACACCTTCCTCGCCAGCCTCAACGGCGAGGAGAGCAACTTCCTGCGCACCGGCGACCTGGGCATGCTCGAAGAGGGCGAACTGTTCGTCACCGGGCGGCTCAAGGAAGTCGTCATCATCAACGGCCGCAACGTGTACCCGCAGGACATCGAATGGGCCGCCCGGACCGTCAGCCCCGCGCTGACCTTCGGCGCCGGCGCCGCGTTCTCCGTCGACGCCGGGGGCGAGCAGCTCGTCCTCGTCCAGGAGGTGCGCGGGGCGGGCAGCGCCGAACTGCGTGCCGTCGCGCAGCGGATTCAGGCCCTGATCGGCAAGGAGTTCGAGATCCCGGCCGGCAACGTGCTGCTCGTACGCCCCGGCACCGTACGCCGCACCAGCAGCGGCAAGGTCCAGCGCACGCTGATGCGCAAGCTCTTCCTCGACGGGGTGATGCGCGGCGAGTACGAGGTGCTGACCCCGGACGTGTTCGCGCTGGCCCGCGCCGAGGACGTGCTGTTCGGGGAAGACCTGCTGCGGCCGGAAGGAGCCGACGGAGGAAGACGGTGGTGA
- a CDS encoding acyl-CoA dehydrogenase, producing the protein MVTSLLGDQAVAQQREKTVRARVAELEALFGDPSDPANPVGYTALLEADRAAVPFAAGEALLDGFGITDEYIPRALGGRLDGMDTLVRIMRPVFRRDVGLAMGHGMTTFMAASDVWTAGSSRQRHWLAGLLRDGGKAAIAQHETAHSNDYVRSQVTARRSGDGYLISGGKPMVNDLERAGALVLFCRTDPAPGSRSHSVLLLEPGQLTDARAAVTARRTPVGLRGCRFAGVEFDDCPVPRSALLGPEGSGITTALRSFQISRTVIAATAVAALDTSLRTAVRFDRERSGGWQAGGRGDGGRTGAALTNAFVNLLLYDALAVVATRALHLLPAETSVYSAALKYLLPRVLTETMYDLSIVLGSGFYTREGTLGIFQKHVRDVPVLSLGHAGTVACQATVIPQMPRLARASWFVEDEAPAGLFRLQGDLPPLRTDRLSLACGRDSLSATMLAVSAGIDGTGPVESALRTLAGQLVEEFRDVRARVLRLEAAGAAATAQPAKFALMDRYALLLAAAAVLGLWDQGRYGPDPFLADPSWAAAALHRIARRLGARVADLPPECETRIRHEVQLRFSTQISYDLYSTPIPG; encoded by the coding sequence GTGGTGACGTCGCTCCTCGGCGACCAGGCGGTGGCCCAGCAGCGCGAGAAGACCGTCCGGGCCCGGGTCGCCGAGCTGGAGGCGCTGTTCGGCGACCCCTCGGATCCGGCCAACCCGGTCGGCTACACCGCGCTGCTGGAGGCCGACCGGGCCGCGGTGCCCTTCGCCGCGGGCGAGGCGCTGCTCGACGGCTTCGGCATCACCGACGAGTACATACCGCGCGCCCTGGGCGGGCGGCTCGACGGGATGGACACCCTGGTCAGGATCATGCGCCCGGTCTTCCGCCGGGACGTGGGCCTGGCCATGGGCCACGGCATGACCACCTTCATGGCGGCCTCCGACGTATGGACCGCCGGGAGCTCCCGGCAGCGGCACTGGCTCGCCGGACTGCTGCGCGACGGCGGCAAGGCGGCCATCGCACAGCACGAGACCGCCCACAGCAACGACTACGTACGCAGTCAGGTCACCGCCCGCCGCAGCGGCGACGGCTACCTGATCAGCGGCGGAAAGCCGATGGTCAACGACCTGGAACGGGCCGGGGCGCTGGTGCTGTTCTGCCGTACCGACCCCGCCCCCGGCAGCCGCAGCCACTCGGTGCTCCTGCTGGAACCCGGGCAGCTGACGGACGCACGGGCGGCCGTGACGGCCCGCCGGACCCCGGTCGGGCTGCGCGGCTGCCGGTTCGCCGGGGTCGAGTTCGACGACTGTCCCGTGCCCCGGTCCGCCCTGCTGGGCCCGGAGGGCAGCGGGATCACGACCGCCCTGCGCTCGTTCCAGATCAGCCGGACCGTGATCGCCGCGACGGCCGTCGCGGCCCTCGACACCAGCCTGCGCACCGCTGTCCGCTTCGACCGGGAGCGCTCCGGCGGCTGGCAGGCCGGCGGCCGCGGCGACGGCGGCCGCACGGGCGCGGCGCTCACCAACGCCTTCGTCAACCTGCTGCTGTACGACGCCCTCGCCGTCGTCGCCACCCGGGCCCTGCACCTGCTGCCCGCCGAGACGAGCGTCTACTCGGCGGCCCTCAAGTACCTGCTGCCCCGCGTCCTCACCGAGACCATGTACGACCTGTCCATCGTGCTGGGCTCCGGCTTCTACACCCGCGAGGGCACGCTCGGCATCTTCCAGAAGCACGTCAGGGACGTACCGGTGCTCAGCCTCGGCCACGCCGGGACCGTCGCCTGCCAGGCCACCGTCATCCCGCAGATGCCGCGGCTGGCGCGGGCCTCCTGGTTCGTCGAGGACGAGGCGCCCGCCGGGCTGTTCCGGCTGCAGGGCGACCTGCCGCCGCTGCGGACCGACCGGCTCAGCCTCGCGTGCGGCCGGGACTCGCTCAGCGCGACCATGCTCGCCGTCAGCGCGGGCATCGACGGCACCGGCCCCGTCGAGAGCGCCCTGCGCACGCTCGCCGGGCAGCTCGTCGAGGAGTTCCGCGACGTACGGGCCCGGGTGCTCCGGCTGGAGGCGGCCGGTGCGGCGGCCACCGCTCAGCCCGCGAAGTTCGCCCTCATGGACCGGTACGCGCTGCTGCTGGCCGCGGCCGCCGTACTGGGCCTGTGGGACCAGGGCCGCTACGGCCCCGACCCCTTCCTCGCCGACCCGTCCTGGGCCGCCGCCGCACTGCACCGCATCGCCCGGCGGCTGGGCGCGCGCGTCGCCGACCTGCCGCCGGAGTGCGAGACCCGGATCCGGCACGAGGTCCAGCTCCGCTTCAGCACCCAGATCAGCTACGACCTCTACTCCACGCCCATCCCGGGCTGA
- a CDS encoding acyl carrier protein — MTVPTARPAAAIDGVLPHEWLYARLSLYLRRAPETIDPSVPLAEYGMDSVAALSLCGDLEDEFGLEVEPTLLWDHPTVTSLVGYLSTVLPAASPDAQGRH; from the coding sequence ATGACCGTTCCCACCGCTCGGCCCGCCGCGGCCATCGACGGCGTCCTGCCGCACGAGTGGCTGTACGCCCGGCTCTCGCTCTACCTGCGGCGCGCACCCGAGACCATCGACCCGAGCGTGCCGCTCGCCGAGTACGGCATGGACTCGGTGGCGGCCCTGAGCCTGTGCGGCGACCTGGAGGACGAGTTCGGCCTGGAGGTGGAGCCCACCCTGCTCTGGGACCACCCGACCGTGACCAGCCTGGTCGGCTACCTGTCGACGGTGCTCCCGGCCGCCTCGCCGGACGCGCAGGGCCGGCACTGA
- a CDS encoding type I polyketide synthase, translated as MGDIAVVGIDCAFPGAAGVQAYWDLLMRGGDGIGPVPAQRWEAQDFPAVSGRGGFIDDADVFDGDFFSVTPREAAAMDPHHRLLLPCAWRALEDSGRAPGDLAGTETGVFIGVMGGEWGRLTMSDLARVTPLLGAGSSAGMAANRISYHFNLTGPSLAVDTACSSSLVAVHLAAGSLLSGECDTALAGGVNIVLSPSLGMVYGQLGLAASDGRCKPFSADADGIGRSDGVGLVVLRRLDDALADGQRIYAVLRGSAVNQDGRSNGVIAPNRWSQQRVLNSAYRRAGVTPDRVAFVEAHGTGTVLGDAIECAALGAVHGIPRETPCAIGSVKGNLGHTEGAAGIAGLIKTVLALHHRIVPASLFADRENPQLRLGERGMRLLKSPMRLPRGESLAGVSSFGMGGTNAHAVLGSAPRIPVAAGARTGAARDAVGVFTVSGDTPEALRRNLAAQADAVAGRPRGGAAALCWSSNRIKTGLPYRFAAPVRDTDELVAELRHAAAPQDAAGSGGRPWGRPVVAFLFTGQGSEYPGMTAGLHRDSPAYRRHLAEADGALAAHLGTSVRELILSGDERVHRPEFAQPALFAVGYALARTLTSLGITPAAVLGHSLGEYAAAVTAGALSLGEAARLVVRRGALMGELPAGGGMIAAAAAPEELAELLAGEPGTVVAALNGPADTVVSGPLQALERIGRELAGRGVRVRQLPVSHAFHSPLMAPAAAGLRTESVRCEPPAVPVASTRHGRMLRHDLMDAGYWAGQIEEPVLMDTALGALAADVAPTHLIEIGPRGTLLQIAARGGRAAAAEFLHPAPGAEATGRELAATVAALYRGGLDPLWEELYEPGHRVVEALGPYVFSSAQRHWDRQAFVHTAQPPTARPDPARPVAPVAAPFEAGAEPGARAGAHADDPVLLAVVQAVTEVGGYPPERVVREARLYEDLGFDSVMIMQLKNQVEARLPRVGEVSVQEMLPALRSVGSLAAFLDDMLLARSA; from the coding sequence ATGGGGGACATCGCCGTCGTCGGGATCGACTGCGCGTTCCCCGGGGCGGCGGGCGTGCAGGCGTACTGGGACCTGCTGATGCGCGGCGGGGACGGGATCGGCCCCGTCCCCGCGCAGCGCTGGGAAGCCCAGGACTTCCCCGCCGTCAGCGGCCGCGGCGGTTTCATCGACGACGCCGATGTCTTCGACGGCGACTTCTTCTCCGTCACCCCGCGCGAGGCCGCCGCCATGGACCCGCACCACCGGCTGCTGCTGCCCTGCGCCTGGCGGGCCCTGGAGGACTCGGGCCGGGCCCCCGGCGATCTCGCGGGCACCGAGACCGGGGTGTTCATCGGCGTGATGGGCGGCGAATGGGGCCGCCTCACCATGAGCGACCTCGCCCGCGTCACCCCGCTGCTCGGCGCCGGCAGCAGCGCCGGCATGGCGGCCAACCGGATCTCCTACCACTTCAACCTCACCGGACCGAGCCTGGCCGTCGACACGGCCTGCTCGTCCTCGCTCGTCGCCGTCCACCTCGCCGCGGGCTCCCTGCTGTCCGGGGAGTGCGACACCGCCCTGGCCGGCGGGGTCAACATCGTGCTCTCGCCCTCCCTGGGCATGGTCTACGGCCAGCTCGGCCTGGCCGCCTCCGACGGACGCTGCAAGCCCTTCAGCGCCGACGCCGACGGGATCGGGCGCAGCGACGGCGTGGGCCTCGTGGTGCTGCGCCGGCTCGACGACGCGCTCGCCGACGGGCAGCGGATCTACGCCGTCCTGCGCGGCAGCGCCGTCAACCAGGACGGCCGCAGCAACGGGGTGATCGCCCCCAACCGCTGGTCCCAGCAGCGGGTGCTGAACTCCGCGTACCGGCGCGCCGGGGTCACCCCCGACCGGGTCGCCTTCGTGGAGGCGCACGGCACCGGGACCGTACTCGGCGACGCCATCGAGTGCGCGGCGCTCGGCGCGGTGCACGGGATCCCGCGCGAGACCCCCTGCGCGATCGGCTCCGTCAAGGGCAACCTGGGCCACACCGAGGGCGCGGCGGGCATCGCCGGCCTCATCAAGACCGTCCTGGCCCTGCACCACCGGATCGTCCCCGCCAGCCTCTTCGCCGACCGCGAGAACCCGCAGCTGCGGCTCGGCGAACGCGGCATGCGGCTGCTGAAGTCCCCGATGCGGCTGCCCCGCGGGGAGAGCCTCGCCGGGGTCAGCAGCTTCGGCATGGGCGGTACCAACGCCCACGCCGTCCTGGGCTCGGCGCCCCGGATCCCGGTCGCCGCGGGAGCCCGTACGGGTGCGGCCCGCGACGCCGTCGGCGTCTTCACCGTCAGCGGCGACACCCCCGAGGCGCTGCGCCGCAACCTCGCCGCCCAGGCCGACGCGGTGGCCGGGCGGCCGCGCGGCGGGGCGGCGGCCCTGTGCTGGAGCAGCAACCGGATCAAGACGGGCCTGCCGTACCGGTTCGCGGCTCCCGTGCGCGACACCGACGAGCTCGTGGCCGAACTGCGCCACGCGGCGGCCCCCCAGGACGCGGCCGGGAGCGGCGGGCGTCCGTGGGGCAGGCCGGTCGTGGCCTTCCTCTTCACCGGCCAGGGCAGCGAGTACCCCGGCATGACGGCCGGGCTCCACCGCGACTCCCCGGCCTACCGGCGCCATCTCGCCGAGGCCGACGGGGCACTCGCCGCACACCTCGGCACGTCGGTGCGCGAGCTGATCCTCAGCGGCGACGAACGGGTCCACCGGCCCGAGTTCGCCCAGCCGGCGCTGTTCGCCGTCGGCTACGCACTGGCCCGCACGCTCACCTCGCTCGGGATCACCCCGGCGGCCGTCCTCGGCCACAGCCTGGGCGAGTACGCCGCCGCCGTGACCGCCGGGGCCCTGTCCCTCGGCGAAGCCGCCCGCCTGGTGGTCCGGCGCGGCGCGCTGATGGGCGAACTGCCCGCCGGCGGCGGCATGATCGCCGCGGCCGCCGCCCCCGAGGAGCTCGCCGAGCTCCTGGCGGGGGAGCCGGGCACGGTCGTGGCGGCGCTCAACGGCCCCGCGGACACGGTGGTGTCCGGACCGCTGCAGGCGCTGGAACGGATCGGGCGGGAGCTCGCGGGCCGCGGCGTGCGGGTCAGGCAGCTGCCCGTCTCCCACGCCTTCCACTCGCCCCTGATGGCCCCGGCCGCCGCGGGCCTGCGCACCGAGTCCGTGCGCTGCGAGCCGCCCGCGGTACCGGTGGCCTCGACCCGGCACGGCCGGATGCTGCGCCACGACCTCATGGACGCCGGCTACTGGGCCGGCCAGATCGAGGAGCCCGTGCTCATGGACACCGCGCTCGGCGCGCTCGCCGCCGACGTCGCCCCCACCCACCTGATCGAGATCGGCCCGCGCGGCACCCTCCTGCAGATCGCCGCCAGGGGCGGGCGCGCGGCGGCCGCGGAGTTCCTGCATCCCGCCCCGGGCGCCGAGGCCACGGGGAGGGAGCTCGCGGCGACCGTCGCCGCCCTGTACCGCGGCGGGCTGGACCCGCTCTGGGAGGAGCTGTACGAACCGGGGCACCGGGTCGTCGAAGCGCTGGGCCCGTACGTCTTCTCGTCGGCGCAGCGCCACTGGGACCGGCAGGCGTTCGTGCACACCGCCCAGCCCCCCACGGCCCGGCCCGACCCCGCCCGGCCCGTCGCGCCGGTCGCCGCGCCTTTCGAGGCCGGCGCCGAGCCCGGGGCCCGTGCCGGGGCCCACGCCGACGATCCCGTGCTGCTCGCGGTCGTCCAGGCCGTCACCGAGGTCGGCGGCTACCCCCCGGAACGCGTCGTGCGCGAGGCCCGCCTCTACGAGGACCTCGGCTTCGACTCGGTGATGATCATGCAGCTCAAGAACCAGGTGGAGGCCAGGCTGCCACGGGTCGGCGAGGTCTCCGTGCAGGAGATGCTGCCCGCCCTGCGCTCGGTCGGCTCGCTGGCCGCCTTCCTCGACGACATGCTCCTGGCGAGGTCGGCATGA